A genomic segment from Octopus sinensis linkage group LG4, ASM634580v1, whole genome shotgun sequence encodes:
- the LOC115210660 gene encoding kelch domain-containing protein 10 isoform X2: MAEGSSPMSLLKVQTIIPRQSDDCENTDIPIERSGHRIIVTANHIFVIGGFNPTYSELFNEVWSFNISTNVWTKLKTTGPAPTQVASHSMCLLGNSIIVFGGSGLPFGMNSSNDIYQLDLLKQEWQLIPCQPLNGDAANFPSKRYGHTMHPIDNYIYICGGTEGTIYMLDLYRLELNTKSWEYIECKNPPEPRYRHETVVESKKLYIFGGGTNFSVFDLIKIPVLDFDTFCWSYITSSRDIKNGLPLDRKCHGCVHYKHYVYICGGTKNKIIFKDVWRFSLKSHRWTYVGEMPKNLYFHGSAVSPNGCMYLFGGVTENEQRVNTLFRMQLDVPSLQEMCWRYICHYSSHLYLKKASELREIGIPSHLIKRMTNCLL; this comes from the exons ATTGTGAAAACACAGATATACCAATTGAACGAAGTGGACATCGAATTATTGTTACAGCCAACCACATATTTGTTATCGGTGGATTTAACCCAACCTACTCAGAATTGTTTAATGAG GTTTGGTCCTTCAACATATCAACAAATGTTTGGACAAAGTTAAAAACAACAGGCCCAGCACCAACGCAGGTTGCTTCTCATTCAA TGTGTCTTCTTGGAAACAGCATAATTGTGTTTGGTGGATCAGGCCTGCCATTTGGCATGAACAGTAGCAATGACATTTATCAACTCGATCTTCTCAAGCAAGAATGGCAACTTATTCCCTGCCAACCATTAAATGGTGATGCTGCAAATTTCCCTTCAAAGAGATATGGACAT ACTATGCATCCAATTGAcaattacatatacatctgtggTGGTACAGAAGGTACAATTTACATGTTGGATCTTTACCGTCTTGAACTTAACACAAAATCTTGGGAATATATTGAATGTAAAAACCCGCCAGAACCAAG ATACCGGCATGAAACTGTAGTTGAgagcaaaaaattatatatttttggagGAGGTaccaatttttctgtttttgatctGATTAAG ATTCCAGTTTTAGACTTTGACACATTCTGTTGGTCTTACATCACAAGCTCTAGAGATATTAAGAATG GTTTGCCATTAGATAGGAAATGCCATGGCTGTGTTCATTATAAACATT atgtatatatttgcgGAGGTacgaaaaacaaaattattttcaaagatgTTTGGAGATTCTCTTTAAAATCCCATAGATGGACATATGTTGGAGAAATGCCTAAGAATTTATACTTCCATGGATCTGCTGTATCACCT AATGgttgcatgtatttatttggtGGTGTTACTGAAAATGAACAAAGAGTTAACACACTATTTAGAATGCAACTGGATGTACCAAGCTTACAAGAAATGTGTTGGAGATATATTTGTCATTATAGTTCTCATTTATACTTGAAGAAAGCAAGTGAACTTCGAGAAATTGGTATTCCTTCACACCTGATCAAGAGAATGACTAATTGTCTACtatag
- the LOC115210660 gene encoding kelch domain-containing protein 10 isoform X1 produces MAEGSSPMSLLKVQTIIPRQSDVSKMCPSAGRYCLQYLKIDCENTDIPIERSGHRIIVTANHIFVIGGFNPTYSELFNEVWSFNISTNVWTKLKTTGPAPTQVASHSMCLLGNSIIVFGGSGLPFGMNSSNDIYQLDLLKQEWQLIPCQPLNGDAANFPSKRYGHTMHPIDNYIYICGGTEGTIYMLDLYRLELNTKSWEYIECKNPPEPRYRHETVVESKKLYIFGGGTNFSVFDLIKIPVLDFDTFCWSYITSSRDIKNGLPLDRKCHGCVHYKHYVYICGGTKNKIIFKDVWRFSLKSHRWTYVGEMPKNLYFHGSAVSPNGCMYLFGGVTENEQRVNTLFRMQLDVPSLQEMCWRYICHYSSHLYLKKASELREIGIPSHLIKRMTNCLL; encoded by the exons ATTGTGAAAACACAGATATACCAATTGAACGAAGTGGACATCGAATTATTGTTACAGCCAACCACATATTTGTTATCGGTGGATTTAACCCAACCTACTCAGAATTGTTTAATGAG GTTTGGTCCTTCAACATATCAACAAATGTTTGGACAAAGTTAAAAACAACAGGCCCAGCACCAACGCAGGTTGCTTCTCATTCAA TGTGTCTTCTTGGAAACAGCATAATTGTGTTTGGTGGATCAGGCCTGCCATTTGGCATGAACAGTAGCAATGACATTTATCAACTCGATCTTCTCAAGCAAGAATGGCAACTTATTCCCTGCCAACCATTAAATGGTGATGCTGCAAATTTCCCTTCAAAGAGATATGGACAT ACTATGCATCCAATTGAcaattacatatacatctgtggTGGTACAGAAGGTACAATTTACATGTTGGATCTTTACCGTCTTGAACTTAACACAAAATCTTGGGAATATATTGAATGTAAAAACCCGCCAGAACCAAG ATACCGGCATGAAACTGTAGTTGAgagcaaaaaattatatatttttggagGAGGTaccaatttttctgtttttgatctGATTAAG ATTCCAGTTTTAGACTTTGACACATTCTGTTGGTCTTACATCACAAGCTCTAGAGATATTAAGAATG GTTTGCCATTAGATAGGAAATGCCATGGCTGTGTTCATTATAAACATT atgtatatatttgcgGAGGTacgaaaaacaaaattattttcaaagatgTTTGGAGATTCTCTTTAAAATCCCATAGATGGACATATGTTGGAGAAATGCCTAAGAATTTATACTTCCATGGATCTGCTGTATCACCT AATGgttgcatgtatttatttggtGGTGTTACTGAAAATGAACAAAGAGTTAACACACTATTTAGAATGCAACTGGATGTACCAAGCTTACAAGAAATGTGTTGGAGATATATTTGTCATTATAGTTCTCATTTATACTTGAAGAAAGCAAGTGAACTTCGAGAAATTGGTATTCCTTCACACCTGATCAAGAGAATGACTAATTGTCTACtatag
- the LOC115210660 gene encoding kelch domain-containing protein 10 isoform X3, protein MRGRVCMFANNSVWTRENMHCENTDIPIERSGHRIIVTANHIFVIGGFNPTYSELFNEVWSFNISTNVWTKLKTTGPAPTQVASHSMCLLGNSIIVFGGSGLPFGMNSSNDIYQLDLLKQEWQLIPCQPLNGDAANFPSKRYGHTMHPIDNYIYICGGTEGTIYMLDLYRLELNTKSWEYIECKNPPEPRYRHETVVESKKLYIFGGGTNFSVFDLIKIPVLDFDTFCWSYITSSRDIKNGLPLDRKCHGCVHYKHYVYICGGTKNKIIFKDVWRFSLKSHRWTYVGEMPKNLYFHGSAVSPNGCMYLFGGVTENEQRVNTLFRMQLDVPSLQEMCWRYICHYSSHLYLKKASELREIGIPSHLIKRMTNCLL, encoded by the exons ATTGTGAAAACACAGATATACCAATTGAACGAAGTGGACATCGAATTATTGTTACAGCCAACCACATATTTGTTATCGGTGGATTTAACCCAACCTACTCAGAATTGTTTAATGAG GTTTGGTCCTTCAACATATCAACAAATGTTTGGACAAAGTTAAAAACAACAGGCCCAGCACCAACGCAGGTTGCTTCTCATTCAA TGTGTCTTCTTGGAAACAGCATAATTGTGTTTGGTGGATCAGGCCTGCCATTTGGCATGAACAGTAGCAATGACATTTATCAACTCGATCTTCTCAAGCAAGAATGGCAACTTATTCCCTGCCAACCATTAAATGGTGATGCTGCAAATTTCCCTTCAAAGAGATATGGACAT ACTATGCATCCAATTGAcaattacatatacatctgtggTGGTACAGAAGGTACAATTTACATGTTGGATCTTTACCGTCTTGAACTTAACACAAAATCTTGGGAATATATTGAATGTAAAAACCCGCCAGAACCAAG ATACCGGCATGAAACTGTAGTTGAgagcaaaaaattatatatttttggagGAGGTaccaatttttctgtttttgatctGATTAAG ATTCCAGTTTTAGACTTTGACACATTCTGTTGGTCTTACATCACAAGCTCTAGAGATATTAAGAATG GTTTGCCATTAGATAGGAAATGCCATGGCTGTGTTCATTATAAACATT atgtatatatttgcgGAGGTacgaaaaacaaaattattttcaaagatgTTTGGAGATTCTCTTTAAAATCCCATAGATGGACATATGTTGGAGAAATGCCTAAGAATTTATACTTCCATGGATCTGCTGTATCACCT AATGgttgcatgtatttatttggtGGTGTTACTGAAAATGAACAAAGAGTTAACACACTATTTAGAATGCAACTGGATGTACCAAGCTTACAAGAAATGTGTTGGAGATATATTTGTCATTATAGTTCTCATTTATACTTGAAGAAAGCAAGTGAACTTCGAGAAATTGGTATTCCTTCACACCTGATCAAGAGAATGACTAATTGTCTACtatag
- the LOC115210660 gene encoding kelch domain-containing protein 10 isoform X4, translating to MCPSAGRYCLQYLKIDCENTDIPIERSGHRIIVTANHIFVIGGFNPTYSELFNEVWSFNISTNVWTKLKTTGPAPTQVASHSMCLLGNSIIVFGGSGLPFGMNSSNDIYQLDLLKQEWQLIPCQPLNGDAANFPSKRYGHTMHPIDNYIYICGGTEGTIYMLDLYRLELNTKSWEYIECKNPPEPRYRHETVVESKKLYIFGGGTNFSVFDLIKIPVLDFDTFCWSYITSSRDIKNGLPLDRKCHGCVHYKHYVYICGGTKNKIIFKDVWRFSLKSHRWTYVGEMPKNLYFHGSAVSPNGCMYLFGGVTENEQRVNTLFRMQLDVPSLQEMCWRYICHYSSHLYLKKASELREIGIPSHLIKRMTNCLL from the exons ATTGTGAAAACACAGATATACCAATTGAACGAAGTGGACATCGAATTATTGTTACAGCCAACCACATATTTGTTATCGGTGGATTTAACCCAACCTACTCAGAATTGTTTAATGAG GTTTGGTCCTTCAACATATCAACAAATGTTTGGACAAAGTTAAAAACAACAGGCCCAGCACCAACGCAGGTTGCTTCTCATTCAA TGTGTCTTCTTGGAAACAGCATAATTGTGTTTGGTGGATCAGGCCTGCCATTTGGCATGAACAGTAGCAATGACATTTATCAACTCGATCTTCTCAAGCAAGAATGGCAACTTATTCCCTGCCAACCATTAAATGGTGATGCTGCAAATTTCCCTTCAAAGAGATATGGACAT ACTATGCATCCAATTGAcaattacatatacatctgtggTGGTACAGAAGGTACAATTTACATGTTGGATCTTTACCGTCTTGAACTTAACACAAAATCTTGGGAATATATTGAATGTAAAAACCCGCCAGAACCAAG ATACCGGCATGAAACTGTAGTTGAgagcaaaaaattatatatttttggagGAGGTaccaatttttctgtttttgatctGATTAAG ATTCCAGTTTTAGACTTTGACACATTCTGTTGGTCTTACATCACAAGCTCTAGAGATATTAAGAATG GTTTGCCATTAGATAGGAAATGCCATGGCTGTGTTCATTATAAACATT atgtatatatttgcgGAGGTacgaaaaacaaaattattttcaaagatgTTTGGAGATTCTCTTTAAAATCCCATAGATGGACATATGTTGGAGAAATGCCTAAGAATTTATACTTCCATGGATCTGCTGTATCACCT AATGgttgcatgtatttatttggtGGTGTTACTGAAAATGAACAAAGAGTTAACACACTATTTAGAATGCAACTGGATGTACCAAGCTTACAAGAAATGTGTTGGAGATATATTTGTCATTATAGTTCTCATTTATACTTGAAGAAAGCAAGTGAACTTCGAGAAATTGGTATTCCTTCACACCTGATCAAGAGAATGACTAATTGTCTACtatag